Within the Thermodesulfobacteriota bacterium genome, the region AAACTACAACTGTAATTAATCTAGCTGCCTCACTTGCCGTTGCACAAAAGAAAACTTTATTCATAGATTTTGACCCTCAGGGTAATGCCACAAGTGGAGTTGGAGTAGATAAGGATGATGGTGCTCAAACCATATATAATGCGGTTATTGGCGAATCAAGCATAAATGATATTTCCATAAATATAGAACCAGAGTCTTTGGGAGGATATTTAACTGCGGTACCGGCAAACTCAGAACTAACCGGCGCAGAAGTAGAACTAATTCATTTGGAAAGAAGAGAGTGGAGGCTTAAGGATGCAATTGATTCTGTGAGAGACCAATATGATTACATCTTTATAGACTGCCCTCCTTCACTTAGTCTATTAACTGTAAACGCGCTAGCAGCATCTGACTCTGTTTTGGTTCCTGTTCAGTGCGAGTATTATGCAATGGAAGGTTTGGGACAGTTGCAGAGGACTATATCCCTTATAAAACAAAGACTAAACCCTGAGCTTAGTATCGAGGGTTACTTGCTAACGATGTTCGATTCTAGAAATAATATTTGTCATATGGTCGCGAATGAGCTAAGAAACTATTTTGACGGCGAAGTTTTCGAAACTATAATTCATAGGAATGTCAGGCTCGCTGAATCACCAAGCCATGGCAAGCCCGCTCTTCTCTATGATGTGAAGTCTATTGGAGCTAAAAGCTATATCTCGTTAGCACAAGAGGTAATAGCGCGTAACGGAGGTAGTACAGTTGAAGAAGTCTAATCTGGGTAGGGGCCTTGATGCCTTAATACCCAAAGAGGATATACAGCATGGTTATGTAGTCACATCTATAAATGAGGTTAAGCCCAATTTATTTCAACCGAGAAAGGAATTTGACGATGAGGCGATAGATGAGCTTGCAAATTCAATAAAGGAAAAGGGAATACTTCAGCCGCTTGTTGTCAGAACCATTGAGCAAGGTTATGAGATTATTGCAGGTGAGAGAAGGTGGCGTGCAGCGCAAAGGGCCGGAGTGACAAGAGTGCCTGTGATAATAAAGGAGGCATCAGACCGTGAAGTACTGGAGCTTGCGCTTATAGAAAACCTTCAGCGAGAGGATCTAAACCCCATTGAGGAAGCGGTTGCCTATCAGCATTTGATTGATGAGTTCGAAATGACCCACGATGATGTATCAAAGCAAATAGGGAAAGACCGCTCAACCATTACCAATCAGCTTAGGTTATTAAGACTCCCCGAAGAGGTCAAGGTGGCTTTAATAGCGGGTGACATAACTGCAGGTCATGCGAGAGCGATTCTCAGCATAGAATCAGAGGCTGAAGCTAAAGAGGCGCTTAACGCGATTCAAAAGCAAAGACTCTCGGTAAGAAATACTGAGCAGCTTATAAAAAAAATATCAAAGCGAAAGAAAAAAGAGACTACAAATAACGAGGAAAATATCTACCTTCGCCAAGTCACGGATGACCTTAAGAACGCTCTTAGCACTCAGGTCAAAATTGTTGATAAAGGCGGCAAAGGCAAAATAGAGATTGATTACTATTCAAACGATGAGCTTGAGAGACTGACATCAATCCTGAAAGGAAATTATGAATAAGGACAAGGCGACTATATGAAAGAGTTCAATGTCAAAGTTGAAGTTAAGTTAAAACCTGTTGTTTTGGACCCGCAGGGAAAAACCGTTCTTACAGCGCTTAATAATCTTGGATTCAAAGGCGTAGATGACGCTAGAGTCGGAAAGCTGATAGAGCTTAAAATCAAAGATGATGACGCTGCTAAAGTAAAAGAGCGCGTAGAAGATATGTGCATGAAGTTATTATCCAACCCAGTAATTGAGGATTTTGTTGTAAATGTCGAAGAATAATTCTTATAAATTTGGCATCGTAGTGTTTCCTGGGTCTAATTGCGACCATGACTGCTATCATGTAATAAAACATGTTTTCAGCCAGGACTGCGAGTTCTTATGGCACCATGAAACAGATGTTGAAAGGTTTGACTGCATAGTGCTTCCGGGTGGCTTTTCATACGGGGATTATCTAAGAACTGGTTCAATCGCCAGCCTGTCTCCAATAATGAAGTCAGTTGAGAAATTTGCTAATGCTGGCAAGCCTGTGATTGGAATATGTAATGGGTTTCAGGTTCTGGTTGAATCAGGGCTCTTGCCGGGAGCTCTTATGAAAAACTCTTCTCTAAAGTTTGTCTGCAAATGGGTAAGTGTAAGGGTCGAAAGTACAAATAACCTATTCACCAAGAGCATGGATATTGGCGATACACTTGATATTCCAATAGCACATGCAGAGGGGAATTATTTCTGCACTCCCGAGGTTCTAGAAGAGCTAAACGATAACAACCAAGTCGCATTTCGCTATTCTGGTAAAAACGGAGAACTTGATCCACAGGCCAATCCAAACGGCTCAATTGAAAATATAGCCGGTATAACTAACAAGGCCGGTAATGTTTTAGGCATGATGCCCCACCCTGAAAGGTGTGCTGAAGAGATTCTCCAAGGCACTCAGGGAAGATTAATTTTTGAATCAATTATCTCCTGGCTTAATCTAAACAATAAAGAAAAGGGCCGAGCTTAGTTTTTAACCTACTATGGGCAAAGTACTTATACTATTAATCATAATTGCAGGAGCTTTTTGGCTTGGCAGGCTATCGGCAAAAGCCAAAAACAACAAAATCGCAGATAAGCCCTCAGGCAATGAACCAGAAGTAATAGATATAGAGATTGAAGACAAATCGGATACTCATAAATAATAAGCACCCATATTTGTTGCAGATGTGCCTATATGGTACTCTTAGAACTGTAATTACAGTTATTTAGGGTAGTAAAATGGCAGAATATAAATCAGATAGTCAAATAGATGTCACTAAAGAAATTTGCCCAATGACATTTGTAAAGACCAAGCTTAAGCTTGAGACGATGTCATCAGGTGAAATTCTAGAGGTAACACTCAGAGAGGGCGAGCCCTTGATGAACGTTCCAAAGAGCGTCGAGCAGGATGGTCATAAGATTTTAGACCTTCACCAAGAGGGTGACATATATAAACTTCTAATTGAGCGTAGTTAATGAGCGTATCCCTAGCAACAGATAAATCAACACATAACGGGCTGAAAAGAGCCGAGTCTGTAATTGAGCTTGTAGGCAACACCCCGCTTATAAAGCTTAGCAATATGAGGGATGACCTAAGCCCAGATGTGCATGTATATGCAAAGGCTGAGTGGTTTAACCCCGGCGGTTCAGTAAAAGACAGACCTGCACTCTGGATGATATTAGACGGTATCAATACCGGCAAGCTCACCCACGATAAAATTCTTATGGACTCTTCCTCTGGAAATACCGCAATTGCATATGCCATGTTTGGCACCGCGCTTGGATATGAAGTTGAGCTCGTTACCCCTATGAACGTAAATATTGAGAGAAAAAAAACTTTAACTGCCTTTGGAGCCAAAATCATATACTCAGACCCGCTTGAAGG harbors:
- a CDS encoding AAA family ATPase, which gives rise to MGKVICVANQKGGVGKTTTVINLAASLAVAQKKTLFIDFDPQGNATSGVGVDKDDGAQTIYNAVIGESSINDISINIEPESLGGYLTAVPANSELTGAEVELIHLERREWRLKDAIDSVRDQYDYIFIDCPPSLSLLTVNALAASDSVLVPVQCEYYAMEGLGQLQRTISLIKQRLNPELSIEGYLLTMFDSRNNICHMVANELRNYFDGEVFETIIHRNVRLAESPSHGKPALLYDVKSIGAKSYISLAQEVIARNGGSTVEEV
- a CDS encoding ParB/RepB/Spo0J family partition protein, which gives rise to MKKSNLGRGLDALIPKEDIQHGYVVTSINEVKPNLFQPRKEFDDEAIDELANSIKEKGILQPLVVRTIEQGYEIIAGERRWRAAQRAGVTRVPVIIKEASDREVLELALIENLQREDLNPIEEAVAYQHLIDEFEMTHDDVSKQIGKDRSTITNQLRLLRLPEEVKVALIAGDITAGHARAILSIESEAEAKEALNAIQKQRLSVRNTEQLIKKISKRKKKETTNNEENIYLRQVTDDLKNALSTQVKIVDKGGKGKIEIDYYSNDELERLTSILKGNYE
- the purS gene encoding phosphoribosylformylglycinamidine synthase subunit PurS, whose amino-acid sequence is MKEFNVKVEVKLKPVVLDPQGKTVLTALNNLGFKGVDDARVGKLIELKIKDDDAAKVKERVEDMCMKLLSNPVIEDFVVNVEE
- the purQ gene encoding phosphoribosylformylglycinamidine synthase subunit PurQ, with translation MSKNNSYKFGIVVFPGSNCDHDCYHVIKHVFSQDCEFLWHHETDVERFDCIVLPGGFSYGDYLRTGSIASLSPIMKSVEKFANAGKPVIGICNGFQVLVESGLLPGALMKNSSLKFVCKWVSVRVESTNNLFTKSMDIGDTLDIPIAHAEGNYFCTPEVLEELNDNNQVAFRYSGKNGELDPQANPNGSIENIAGITNKAGNVLGMMPHPERCAEEILQGTQGRLIFESIISWLNLNNKEKGRA
- a CDS encoding sulfurtransferase TusA family protein; the encoded protein is MAEYKSDSQIDVTKEICPMTFVKTKLKLETMSSGEILEVTLREGEPLMNVPKSVEQDGHKILDLHQEGDIYKLLIERS
- a CDS encoding cysteine synthase family protein, giving the protein MSVSLATDKSTHNGLKRAESVIELVGNTPLIKLSNMRDDLSPDVHVYAKAEWFNPGGSVKDRPALWMILDGINTGKLTHDKILMDSSSGNTAIAYAMFGTALGYEVELVTPMNVNIERKKTLTAFGAKIIYSDPLEGSDGAIRLARKLKKENPDKYFMPDQYNNPANPRAHYETTAMEIWEQTQGRVTHFLAGLGT